A DNA window from Plodia interpunctella isolate USDA-ARS_2022_Savannah chromosome 12, ilPloInte3.2, whole genome shotgun sequence contains the following coding sequences:
- the Fas2 gene encoding fasciclin-2 isoform X5 → MRPQRGRATGVVALVVLLATVTGCSGQNLRIFPMQKVQTVAIGKAVVLTCQVDGTDPALTTQPQWKDPKGQVINEAAPGTRPEIYTESMPARQQQLYISSITPAMAGNYTCVSSYTNIGLAASVILETYVAITWTNANENQFATKGKDFKVMCEVTAEPSPSIDWFKEGTPIATDDRYVIHTNGLQIKNVQESDDGTYTCRAVVIKTGELAERHIKLEVYTAPEMEEREPKVVLKEGESASITCKARGKPPPTYTWIKASTRENLASTSRFSVNEISGLLTFDRVEAGDYGKYICSAVNQAGQNETEIDVDVLVRPKIFEFFNITAPERSETRLECKATGRPAPRLSFRKLSNPDRFLNGANDDGRILIETSSRQTGDQMQSSAVITISNLNRTDDGLYECVAENGGGEARKNGHLTVQFAPTFENMPNAPIWSWNGLPVNISCIAESIPNATIKWRFLDRDLVESPQVKIYGSGPYSYVTIQPTDRALYGVYKCIATNTLGEAEHIIQLREAFPPRQIDQVRQETITATSVSFNIIGPAEDMGPPILAYTAQYKENTNFDWNLALNRTWSVNSPYIVENLRPMFTYDFRFAAVNQVGAGAWGAPLTVIMPRRSPPEQPKWRENISSESLIQGVYADKYELKWKVPANNGEPIDMYEISYCPVLKVSGNWKIASESQCVVEKLNSFEDISYEVRGLIPDTRYRMHVKAHNILGYSAPAQLYVQTALGNPNGSASHFTWNHFILDILSTIFATFYLK, encoded by the exons GATGCTCCGGACAGAATCTCCGGATATTCCCAATGCAGAAGGTGCAGACGGTTGCTATCGGCAAGGCTGTAGTGCTGACCTGCCAGGTGGATGGCACAGATCCGGCCTTGACCACGCAGCCACAGTGGAAGGACCCTAAGGGACAAGTCATCAATGAAGCGGC TCCCGGCACAAGACCAGAGATTTACACGGAGTCCATGCCAGCGCGACAACAACAGCTGTACATTTCTTCCATCACACCCGCCATGGCCGGGAACTATACCTGCGTGTCCAGCTACACGAATATCGGACTCGCCGCTAGCGTTATCTTGGAGACTTACG TCGCTATCACCTGGACCAACGCCAACGAGAACCAGTTCGCGACGAAAGGGAAGGATTTCAAAGTTATGTGCGAAGTGACTGCTGAACCATCGCCCTCTATAGATTGGTTCAAGGAAGGAACTCCT ATTGCAACTGACGATAGATACGTAATTCACACAAATGGTTTGCAAATCAAAAATGTCCAAGAAAGTGATGACGGTACATACACTTGCCGAGCTGTTGTCATCAAAACTGGTGAACTGGCTGAGAGACACATCAAGCTTGAG gtataCACGGCACCAGAAATGGAGGAAAGGGAACCAAAAGTAGTGCTTAAGGAAGGCGAATCAGCTTCCATCACTTGCAAAGCCAGAGGCAAGCCGCCCCCCACTTACACTTGGATCAAGGCCAGCACTCGGGag AATTTGGCGTCTACATCAAGATTTAGTGTGAATGAAATCAGTGGACTTCTGACATTTGACCGCGTCGAAGCCGGTGATTACGGCAAGTACATCTGCAGTGCCGTCAACCAAGCTGGCCAGAACGAGACAGAGATAGACGTTGATGTCCTTGTTCGACCGAAAATCTTTGAATTTTTCAATATCACCGCTCCTGAGAGATCCGAAACGAGATTAGAATGCAAAGCTACTGGAAGACCAGCTCCTCGATTGAGTTTCAGGAAACTCTCAAATCCCGATAGGTTCCTAAACGGAGCTAACGATGATGGAag AATTTTAATTGAGACGAGCAGTCGGCAGACAGGGGATCAAATGCAATCCAGCGCAGTTATCACAATTTCCAATCTAAATAGGACGGATGATGGCTTGTACGAGTGTGTTGCAGAAAATGGcg GTGGTGAGGCAAGGAAGAATGGGCATTTGACTGTACAATTCGCACCGACATTTGAAAATATGCCTAATGCACCAATTTGGAGCTGGAACGGTCTTCCAGTGAACATCAGCTGTATCGCTGAAAGTATACCAAACGCCACAATCAAATGGag GTTCCTCGACAGAGATTTGGTAGAGTCTCCCCAAGTAAAGATCTATGGTTCGGGACCTTACAGCTACGTTACCATTCAGCCTACAGACCGAGCTCTCTATGGTGTATACAAATGCATTGCAACCAACACTCTTGGCGAAGCGGAACACATAATTCAGCTCAGAGAAGCTTTCCCTCCAAGACAAATAGATCAG GTACGCCAAGAGACGATAACGGCGACATCGGTGTCCTTCAACATAATTGGACCAGCTGAAGATATGGGTCCGCCAATCCTGGCGTACACCGCCCAATATAAAGAAAACACTAATTTCGACTGGAACCTTGCGCTGAATAGGACTTGGTCTGTCAACTCGCCGTATATTGTCGAGAACTTGAGACCTATGTTCACGTATGACTTCAGATTTGCTGCAGTCAATCAAGTTGGCGCCGGTGCCTGGGGAGCTCCTTTAACAGTCATCATGCCTAGAAG atCGCCTCCCGAACAACCAAAGTGGAGAGAAAATATAAGTTCGGAATCTCTTATACAGGGAGTGTACGCAGATAAATATGAACTGAAGTGGAAAGTTCCTGCAAATAACGGTGAACCCATCGATATGTACGAAATCAGTTACTGCCCT GTATTGAAAGTAAGCGGAAATTGGAAGATTGCGTCAGAATCTCAATGTGTAGTGGAAAAGCTAAACTCTTTCGAAGATATTAGCTACGAAGTGAGAGGGCTCATCCCTGACACACGTTACCGTATGCATGTCAAGGCACACAACATACTCGGATATTCTGCGCCGGCGCAGCTTTACGTCCAGACCGCTCTTG gTAATCCAAATGGAAGTGCAAGCCATTTCACGTGGAATCATTTTATACTGGATATACTTTCAACAATTTTTGcaacattttatctaaaataa